The sequence below is a genomic window from Candidatus Zixiibacteriota bacterium.
GGTGAATTCTAATTCCGGAAAGCGGTTGCCGAACCTTCAGATTTTTTCGATTTCTTGCCGCTCGGCCCAGTGATACCACCTGCTGAACCAGGCTCATTGACTCCTCAAGCTCCGGTTCAATCAACAATTCATCCGGAACCGGGTATTCCTCCATATGAATCGAGGGGAGGCTGGTACCGTTATTCGGCATGGTTAACTGCCGGTGGAGAAATTCGGCTATAAACGGTGTGAAAGGTGCCATCAGCCTGACCGTTCCCAGGAGGACCCGGTACAGGGTAAGATAAGCCCTCATCTTCGACGGGTCATCCCCGCCCGCCCAGAATCGTCTCCGGTTCAAGCGGATATACCAGTTGGAAAGGTCATCGATCACAAAATCGGTGATAATCCGGGTCGGCGGTGTCAGATCATAATTATCCAGCCGCTCGCCGACTTTTTTCACCACCGTATTAAACCGGGAAACAATCCAGCGATCAATCCGCTCCGGCTCCCCTGCCAGATTTTCCAGGAATTCCTCCACCGAGCCGCCCGCCTTATTGGCTCGCCCGGCGATCTCGTCGACATTAGCATAAAGAGCGAAAAAGGTATAACTGTTTTTCAGGGTATCGAACAATTTCCGAATCACTTCCACTAGGCCGTCTTCGTCGAACTTAGTCGGAACCCACGGGTTGGAATTGAAAAGCATATACCAGCGAAGCGGATCGGCCCCGTGTTTTTCGATAATTTCGAACGGATCGACCACATTGCCCTTATGCTTCGACATTTTCTTGCCCAGTTTGTCAAGGATCATTTCGATCACGATGACGTTTTTGAAAGCCGGTTTGTCGAACAACATGGTCGAGATCGACAGCAAGGTATAGAACCAGCCCCTGGTCTGGTCAACAGCTTCGGAAATAAAATCAGCCGGATATTTTATCTCGAACATCTCCTGGTTTTCGAACGGATGATGCCACTGTGCATAGGGCATAGCGCCGGAATCGAACCAGGTATCAATTACTTCCGGAACGCGGGTCATAACCCCGCCGCATTTGTCGCATTTCAGCTTGATCAAATCGATTCCCGGCTTGTGAACATCGATTTTATCCGGGACATTTATCCCCTCACGCCGAAGTTGTTCAATCGAGCCCACCGCTGTTTTATGCCCGCAGGAATCGCAGATCCAAATCGGCAGAGGCGTCCCCCAGAAACGTTCCCGGGAAAGCGCCCAATCGACGTTATTCTCCAGCCAGTCCAGCATCCGGCCCACCCGGATTTCATCGGGATACCAGTTGGTGATGTTGTTGTTCCGAATCAGTTGCTCTTTGAACTGAGTCGTTTTGATATACCAGCTGTGCCGGGTGATATAGACCAGCGGGGAATCACACCGCCAGCAGAAGGGATAATTATGAATGTATGTTTCTTTCTTGAATAATTTTCCGGCCTCCTTCAGATCCCGGATAATTTCCGGATCGGTATCCTTGATCCATTTTCCGGCGTATTTGCCGGAATCCTCTTTGAAATGCCCATCGGCGGCCACCGCCTGAAGGACTGGCAAACCATGTTTCTGCCCGACTTCATAATCATCGGCTCCATAACCGGGAGCGATATGCACTATCCCGGAACCGTCCTCGAGGGTCACGAAATTGGCATTGATAATATAGAAGGCTTTGTCCGCCTGATCCTTGAATGTATCGAAAATCGGTTTGTATTTCTTATTGATATACTCCGAGCCTTTTTTCCGACTGATTTCCCGGTATCCTTCACCAAGCACCCGGTCTAAAAGCGCCGCGGCCAGCACCAGTTTTTCGCCTCCGAACTCCACCAGGGCATAATCGGCATCAGGATGCATGCACAGGGCGGCATTGGACGGCA
It includes:
- a CDS encoding isoleucine--tRNA ligase, yielding MKFDQLKDFSIPAMEAEVLNYWEDNRIFEKSMEAVMDRPHFVFYEGPPTANGRPGIHHIIARTIKDLVCRYKTMKGYRVDRKAGWDTHGLPVEIEVEKALNLDTKAKVVEYGVERFNQKCRESVFKYINDWNEITRKIGYWLDLSDAYITLTDDYVETVWWILKNLFDRDLIYKGFKTVPFCPRCETGLSSHEVAQGYMEVSDPSVFIKVKAADSGDDFAYVVWTTTPWTLPSNAALCMHPDADYALVEFGGEKLVLAAALLDRVLGEGYREISRKKGSEYINKKYKPIFDTFKDQADKAFYIINANFVTLEDGSGIVHIAPGYGADDYEVGQKHGLPVLQAVAADGHFKEDSGKYAGKWIKDTDPEIIRDLKEAGKLFKKETYIHNYPFCWRCDSPLVYITRHSWYIKTTQFKEQLIRNNNITNWYPDEIRVGRMLDWLENNVDWALSRERFWGTPLPIWICDSCGHKTAVGSIEQLRREGINVPDKIDVHKPGIDLIKLKCDKCGGVMTRVPEVIDTWFDSGAMPYAQWHHPFENQEMFEIKYPADFISEAVDQTRGWFYTLLSISTMLFDKPAFKNVIVIEMILDKLGKKMSKHKGNVVDPFEIIEKHGADPLRWYMLFNSNPWVPTKFDEDGLVEVIRKLFDTLKNSYTFFALYANVDEIAGRANKAGGSVEEFLENLAGEPERIDRWIVSRFNTVVKKVGERLDNYDLTPPTRIITDFVIDDLSNWYIRLNRRRFWAGGDDPSKMRAYLTLYRVLLGTVRLMAPFTPFIAEFLHRQLTMPNNGTSLPSIHMEEYPVPDELLIEPELEESMSLVQQVVSLGRAARNRKNLKVRQPLSGIRIHLQGQDQFEKIESQIDTICEELNIRAVEELKDVSEVVSYQAKLNFAKAGPRFGGAVKEAAGKIQALDSTAIAKFIRKGNIEIVVGSEVCELTAEEIEVIKLEKEGYAVESGNTITVALRTEIDDILRDEGFAREMINKIQNMRKSSGFEVTDRISVMATAAEPLFSAVKKHRDFICGETLADTIDLVDSIPKSNGGKKWNINGVEAEIAVIKK